Below is a window of Salvelinus fontinalis isolate EN_2023a chromosome 31, ASM2944872v1, whole genome shotgun sequence DNA.
GCCACGAATTGTTCACCCTActatcatctagaaggcgaggttagtacaggtgcatccaaactgggaccaagagactgaaaaacagcttctgtctcaagaCAATCAgacttaaatagccatcactagccggcatctgctagctagctacctacgaCTCTTTGTGTCCGAAGATCCCCAGCGTGCTAGATCATGATTTACAAAGTAAAGATAGCTAACAACATACAATACTTGATTTCCCCAAAATATAATAACGGTATTAGACGTTTCAAACTAAGCTAATACGGGTTAACAACCTTTCGTTTCTGGAGCTCCACAACTTCAGCCATCTAGCTTTGTTGTAGTGGTAGGTCATTCGCGAACAAACGACTCTCTTTCATTCGAGTGATCCCTGGATGTCCCTCATGCAGGTCAGATAGCAGTCTCCTCTGGAATTTGTGAGGTACCACCACCCTTGATCCCCACAGAACACATCCTTGATCAGTGGACAACTGGTCTTTCTTGTCGATGAATGGACGAAGGATAACGTCATTTACGAAGGTTGGCCAACCGCCTAATGTTAAATCCAAGACTTTGGAAAGCACTGGATCTTTCCTTGTTTCCTCTGCTATGTCTGGAGCAGATATGGGCAGTTCGTCAATGAGAGAGATCAGGAAGACTGCTCTATCATCTTCACTGTCAGAGTTACTATTGCATGGTAGTCTTGATAGTGCATCTGCATTTGCGTGATCACTGGATCGTCTGTACTCAATCTCGTTGCCGTGTTACGTTCCTTCTTCCTTTTTTTTCTTGACAATATTTCTCCATTGAGATCGCCTAATTTAAATGGGTTCAAtgagtttttttaaatgtatttaaccaccagagggcagtgtcGCTATTCTGGACTCCAATAGTCTTGCTACTTGGCAGCTCCTGAACACTGTACCTGCTAGCAGTGCTTAGCCTTTTTTTTACTGGCGAAAGAAAATATAACAATAACTGACGAATTAAATAATTATTTTGAGTTTCATTACTCACGCAACATTCTTCCCTTCAAGCAATGTCCGTTAAAGAAGTTTAATCACCTCGTCGCcactgtaatatttgtgttgtggagaaatgaccaggcaggagacGAGAATACAGTTAATTTTCGTTCAGTCAAAACCTATCGAGCTCTACAGTTCCCGGGCacactagtgcgcatgtgcatttcctatttggtgtagtaacgtaacactgtcactgcttagtaacagcatagtaactaatataaacagatgtagatcccagatactacatGAAAGAGCCGTTAATTTGGCTTCCTGATTTGCATAGCCTACTGTTATTGTTTTTTGAGACCCATTATCCAGACATCGATTATCTGCTGACAAATAATAAAAATATTCACTGAAGATGGTAATTGCTCAGTGCAGGAACAATCTAGTGAGGATCCTCAGTCTAGTTCGCGCTCATTTTTTTCAGTGCATTACATTTTTCTCTCAATTTGTTTTTGCAGGCTATCTAATAATCTGGTcaggtaaaaatgtatttgaactcAAATTTCACGATGTGGTAGGCAACTTTTTACGATTTAAATTATATATTGACAATTTTATCATGGTTTTAGGTCAATTCCTAAGAACTACTGAACGAAAGCCCGTTGGGAGCAAAATTAAAGGATTCCAGTCACCGAAAAGACTCGGAATGCCCGTTACAACTTGGATAATTAAATGCGGTATCTGTTTCATCCATCAGAAATCGACCCGTCTGCTTCTTCAGTAAAATCCCAACCGCTTTGAGTTGGTACATTGCTATCATaaatcttttttttgtttttgtgtgtaaaTTCGGTGTAACTTTAGTAATTTGCTTTGACACAAGGAAATGTATAGCCCGGTTTTTCATGTAAAATATCTTTATTGATAGGCCTAAATCGTTCATTATATACACTGATCCTTAGTTTTTTTATCCAACAGATTTAGAAGTGAAAAATTAAACAATGTGACTCCAATACATGCGGTATAATCAATGGAATTTCGGATATGCCAATGCGTTGCGTCACAGATGGTACAGTATTCTCACTACATTATGATGCATATGTATTGACAAATAATCATGTTCAGAGGCATTTTGCTCTTTCCCGTCATGCTGTGCAATGGAGAACGACGTTTTTAAAAGCTGTCAGGTAAACACTTTTGCTTTCACCTTTGCATTTTGCTAAACTTGTAAACAATTGTCTAGCCTAAGTATTGTGTAATTGAAAAGGTAAAATAGACGATTGTGTACTCCAATAATATGAAGTCTGAacataaacagtaggactatgtgAATCAAGCCTAATTGTCATCAAAGTTTACAAGTCCCATGCTCtgaactgagctacaaaggactaCAAAGTGAACTATTCTTgtgtgatgagtaaccttgcctgaaATGTGTGTTATCTGTCTGAGCTAATGCCTAGATTtaagctcagtgggctaacacagtcttgtgacATGCAGATTGACCTCGGTTCAAACCCAGTCAGTCTCATGGTTGATGCTAGGCGGTATCCTTGGGACATCCTATGGATCCGACCCCTGGCAACAACCCTCTGGCCAACACACAGAGTGAGGGAGTTCTATTACGCTGGCCCGGGTTGAACCAGGCAATGGTCAGTCACATCATTGGGTGAAAGCAGGGAGGAAGGAGCACCCTTCTCAATACAACAGTAATCTGCGCCAGtcggtcatgttgtcaacaaggcagcatggtgcaTCTTCCAGAAACACATCTCTTTTGCATAAAATAGATGTTTAAATTTtcaaactagttttcattgggaaggcagataaagcgtttttatcaaagcaatcacttttgcatgtgaaaacacatAATCCTACTCATCACTCCATGAGTTTAATAATtacgtcacttttgttttgagccgactTCGCCTTCGGCCAGAGCGGGGCACCTGGCTCACCCCCGGGAGGCGGTGCGGTTCCAAAACGAATGCAATTACTTTTCACCCAGTTCAAACTCCTCCCACCGAGGTAACCCGGGCCACATAAACTAATCCCCTCAGTCTTGTGGTGTGGATATGATCTGGGTTCAATCACAGTCAGTCTCATTGGTGCCATTGGACCTTGATCGCACAGTTGATGTCTATCAGCTACTGGGGTGTTGTGAGAGGAGGTCAGGGGAGGGGTGAAGTGTAGCGGTGGTTCTGTAAACAGAATAACCTTGCCTAATACTTGAGCTAGAGCCTAGGCATTCGCTCAGCAGCATATATCCATAAACATCATGCCAGCTGATTCgtgattttgactggctgagaaatgctgtctgcctctctctctcgtcccaaaACCCAACCCCTACACGTTCATTACAATGGGACAGTTGGAGatcaaatttgaatattgaaacaatgttgcaaatgtcggagagacagacagccaggtttatacaaatctctgctgttgaaaactcactgttagtataaaataattcttaaataatgtctagatgctttttacagtggagatcaagttttaACTTCCCTGCCTGGACTgacgagacagtggattgcgcagtcagatggaacagagtaaataggcattttaacatcatagatttagccggtggtaacttgtggaatagacaccggctggaattaGCTTTAAACCAATCAGCATGCAGGATTAGATCCAGCCGTTGTATAAAGAGCAAAtatcacaacataggttgtaatatggcttttttactgTCTTGGCTTTGTCGTGGAAACTCGTATTACAAATATAAcacttacaagaacttgtgaattcaataaAGGCTTTTTAATACAAAATATCAGAAGCCGTCTCAGTCCGCGGAAAAGACCACTTCCATAAGCACTGGCTCTGTTCTTATACACATACATCAAATGAGTCCATCCCACATGCAAATGAAGTTCCTTCCCTTAGTCCATCTGCCACCATTATCTTTCAGTTTaagcttcctgcttgttcacgcccatatctgctttcagttaggttataatggtggcAGAACCCCTTCTTGTCctaaaaataatatatgtccaTCTATCCTATGGGCCTATGTCTTTGGCCTTCGTACTTATGTTTAGCTTGGTGTGCTCTTTGGTATGTTTGCCCTTATTAggatcagcagactatgtgtccctCTAACATTAGTGTGTCCAGCTGTCTTATGCGCCTATGTGTCGCCTTCTCCTCCTGTGGTCTGATGTACAAATTTATATCTGTCCCTATATGTACCATTTAGTCCCacagcttccccagtgattttacacaTGCACCGCTACTGGTCAGACACAGGTCACATAATTAGGATCTCTGTGGCAACAGTAGCCTgggcccagatctgtttgtgctcttgtcaACTTCATTGCTCTTATAGCTAAGCCAAAAATCATATTTGGCATGACAGTGAGTTGATATAAAAAACAAatagactggcactcaggctacggCAACAGTAGTTCATTGGGCGTCAACCTATGATGACATATCAGGCTCGCCGCCATGTCATAATGGTCGGATGAACTATCACAGGTGAGTTTGTAAGAAATACATTATTGCTATGTTGCTGTTTTCAGGAGAAGACCCTGTGTCAGATACCCTCGCGACCAGAGAAGCAAACTCGTCCACTGAAAGGGAAGCCTCCTCAGATCATGATAGAAACAAAGCCGTCAGTGAGCAGCAGATTGCCTGCCATGACAAAGCTTCCGGTCCTACCTGGGGTCGCCTTTAAATTTCATAGAGCCAGCCTGGGTAAAAATGTAAGCAGAACATATATTTAACAGGATACAgtataaaaaatttttttttaaacatgcataCAATAGAATGGTGCAGTAGAATAGAAGGGTCCAGTAGAATAGAAGAAGGGTCCAGTAGAATGGTGCAGTAGAATAGAAGAAGGGTCCAGTAGAATAGAAGAAGGGTCCAGTAGAATGGGGCAGTAGAATAGAAGAAGGGTCCAGTAGAATGGTGCAGTAGAATAGAAGAAGGGTCCAGTAGAGTGGTGCTTTAGAATGGAAGAAGGATCCAgtagaatgtttatttttttgtttatatCCTTGTTCCTTCAGTTGTATCAGCCTACATCTGATTTCAACCTCAGTGACCCAAACTGTCACATTATGAGGCCGACGTACAACAGTTTGCATGACCCAAACCTCAATGAATACTACCATCAGAAGGAAATGCATGAGAAGTTAAAGAAGCGAAACTTCATCACTAAAGAGGACAATGTAAGTTTGAAGTTAATATTATTGTTTCTGAACAGTGTAGTAGAAGACTGTAAGCTTTACCGATAGTTAACTCCAAGACTATTATAGCAGGAAACATTTTGATTTTCTCTCTTCTCAAGGTTGTATGCTCATTAAAGGAGTATAACACATACAAACATTACCTGGATACGGTCAAGACTGACCATCATAAAACGTACAGCAAAAAGTTGGTATGTGGGCAGTATGACTGCGTTCTTAAATGTGAACTTCTGTGAAGATCACACATGTTATTTTCACGAGAAAATGTGAAATGATCATTCATCACTCTAAAAACAATCTAACATGTATTTTATTAGGTAGATAAGTGTTTAAAATGTACAACAATTGTATTTATCCTATTTAAGAAGGAACAGATACTGAGAATGGTTCAGTTGCAAGAGGAAGGACATATACCTAAGGACGTTACCCTGGAAGATATGATAGAGTACTTACTGAATAAAGAAGCACAGAACCTGAAGCATCTGCAGTCAACCATTGGTTCCAGGTAGGCAAGAAGTGCATGAGGTAATAAAGTAGAGTTATATAGGCCTACTCTGTGTTGGCAATGTCATGACTTATCTGTTTAATGTATTGATAGGGACAGGGGACAGAAATATGGCCTGCAAACTGCGTTGTATGACCAAGAGAGAGAGTTTAAAGAGGATTGGGTTTCTAAGGAGCGATCCAGGCTGAAACTCATTGAAAAGGATGTGAGGCACGATTTGAACAAGGCCAAGTATATGAAAGAGGCCAAAGAAAAGCGCATCAGAAAGGTACAAATGTCACACTTTCATCATACTTCACAAAACTACCCACAATTATTTTCATGTTTGAATAAATCATGAAAATTAAGAAATCATTTTACCTCAACTTTTGTGGATGCTAAGTTGCTATTTTTGGACTCTATGTTCTTCGCAGAAAATGTGCATTATGGAACAAAAACAGGCTATTCAGTTGAGGAAAATGGAAGAGGAATTGAAAAACCTCCAGGAGTTTGAGAGGTTGAGAGAGGCCTCTATCAAACCAAATAAGCTGCTGGAAGAAATATTTGAAAAACCAGGTAAGATTTAATTTGAATTCATCACACAGTTAAGCAATGTTTAAATGACTATGCCAAATGCAACCTACAAGGAGCAGTTGAATGTGTTTTGCTGTATATCATAtcctattttgtatttttttgaaaaTCTATTATAGCATCTGCTCAGCCTGCTCTCAAACCTGCTCACTCCAAAACTGTAAAGAAAACAGTTTCTCTGTCAGGTAAGAACATTTCCTTACTAAAGAACCATCATTTCATTACGAAATATCTTTCAGAGTATGTTCATAGCCAGTGAATGCTAAATTAAAtcacatttttaaaatgtgtgtgtttattaatAGGGAAATCTAAGGAAAAGCCAGCCATGCTACAGAGGAGACCAAGCCTTGCACCACGCCAGAGGAGACCATGCCTGGATGGTCTGGCACCGCTGAAGGGTTTCCAAGAACCTGTTTTTAGGATCTTCAAAGCCATCAAGGGACAAAGCATCCCAGACAGAGCTCAGCTGAAATCTGTCATCCTCGACCACTTAGGCTCCAAGCTTGTCAGGAAGCAGCTGGCGGAGTCAATCAGGGATGAGGTCAAACTGACGATTCCAGGGTCTACACCAGCGGCACAAAGGGCTCTGAGTGCCAGAATCGCTTACGATGTGTTGAAGTGCGTCTCTCGAGCGGACAATCCTAGCAATGAACCTGCCTGCAGACTCCGTGGGGGAAACACAATCAAACCCAATGCTCAAGCAGATGATCCAGAACCAGAGGAGCGGATGGCCAACGGAGAAGACATAAACACCTATGTGACAACGTTGATCACTGACGTTCTGGAGGAAGTCCAGGAGCAGGTTATTGTAATGATCCGAGAAGACTCCCCTACCCAATTCAGAGTTGTCTCTGCAAAGGCCAGCCAAACAGCCATTGATGTGGTAAGCAATGTTTTGGAAGACATTAGACACTTTATAAATGAGGAAAACATTGAAGAGCTTGCACTAGACTGTGATGCTGAAGAAGGCACCTCAGGTATAACAAACATTCAGCCACCTGCATTGACTGCATTAAAAAAGGCAGACCCCGAGAACCGCCGAGATTCCTGTTCAAAACTAGAAGGTGTCGCCTGTGACCTTATTAGCACTGCATATGACAGCATCCTATTCGAGCTGGCTTTTCCTGAGCTTCACGGTGAAAGAAATGAAAAAGCTCCTTCCCTGACTCTGGAAATACTACCCTCGGAGCCAGTGATCTCATCTTTATCCAACTCTCCCAGTTATGGAATGGTGTTTTCATCTGACACTTCAGAGGTTGCAGAAAACAACAGTAAGACAAGCAGCTCAGAGGCCTCCGCAGCTGCATCAACCTCGTCCCAGGAGACGACTGTGATGGCCAGTGTTCCATGTTCTTGTACTACTTCCAGAGCAGATATGGAAGGAATGCTCTCTGAGGCAACAGGCGAGCACCCAGCGAAATCAATGGCCTCTGCAAAAGTTGAGTTGATCGCTGATGATTTAGTGGAAGATGCCATCGATATGTGCAGTGAAATGATTTTAGACGACCAGCCACTAGCCCTACTACATGACGATCCTGAAGAAGGTACATCAAATGTTGTTGTTCCTGGACCAATTCAGAGCAGCCTGTCTGGATTTGATGAACGCCACACAAAATCACAGGTCCTTGCAGTAAAGATTGAAGACCATGAGGTAAAGCCAATTTTGATCCAAGACACAGCGCTCATATCTCCAGGTGAGAAGAATACGGATGAAAAAAGAGTCATTCGAGTAAGTTATGTCTTTAACTCATCCCCTAGAAGGAAAGCTCACCAGGCCACCAGAAGCACCTCTTTTCCTAACCTCTATGTCACCCTTGTGGATGGAGTTCTGGACCAAATTAGCACAGAACCTTTCAAAGAAACCCTGGCCCAATCTGTGAGAAATGAGGTAAGACATTCTGTCTCTTTGCCTCAATTTGGATCGGTGAACCTCAAAAGCGAGGACTGCTCAGAGAAAGAAATGATTGAGGATATGTTGAAAAGTGTATCCACAAAACGCAATAAAGACCAGGCCTGTCAGCTGACCGAGAAAGCCAGTGAGACCATGAATGCCAACGTAGATGCCATTTCACTTACCCCCAAACTACAGTCTACTGCCAAAGACCAAATCATCAAAGTTCTGGAGCAGGTCAACACTAAAATAATCAATATGATTAGACAAGATTCTCCCAACAGGACGATTTCCCCCAAGGCAAACCAGACTGCCATCAATGCTGTCAGCAACATTTTGGGTGCTATGGGAACCTCTctcaaggcaagcaacacaccATTTGT
It encodes the following:
- the LOC129829626 gene encoding uncharacterized protein LOC129829626, translated to MVQLQEEGHIPKDVTLEDMIEYLLNKEAQNLKHLQSTIGSRDRGQKYGLQTALYDQEREFKEDWVSKERSRLKLIEKDVRHDLNKAKYMKEAKEKRIRKKMCIMEQKQAIQLRKMEEELKNLQEFERLREASIKPNKLLEEIFEKPASAQPALKPAHSKTVKKTVSLSGKSKEKPAMLQRRPSLAPRQRRPCLDGLAPLKGFQEPVFRIFKAIKGQSIPDRAQLKSVILDHLGSKLVRKQLAESIRDEVKLTIPGSTPAAQRALSARIAYDVLKCVSRADNPSNEPACRLRGGNTIKPNAQADDPEPEERMANGEDINTYVTTLITDVLEEVQEQVIVMIREDSPTQFRVVSAKASQTAIDVVSNVLEDIRHFINEENIEELALDCDAEEGTSGITNIQPPALTALKKADPENRRDSCSKLEGVACDLISTAYDSILFELAFPELHGERNEKAPSLTLEILPSEPVISSLSNSPSYGMVFSSDTSEVAENNSKTSSSEASAAASTSSQETTVMASVPCSCTTSRADMEGMLSEATGEHPAKSMASAKVELIADDLVEDAIDMCSEMILDDQPLALLHDDPEEGTSNVVVPGPIQSSLSGFDERHTKSQVLAVKIEDHEVKPILIQDTALISPGEKNTDEKRVIRVSYVFNSSPRRKAHQATRSTSFPNLYVTLVDGVLDQISTEPFKETLAQSVRNEVRHSVSLPQFGSVNLKSEDCSEKEMIEDMLKSVSTKRNKDQACQLTEKASETMNANVDAISLTPKLQSTAKDQIIKVLEQVNTKIINMIRQDSPNRTISPKANQTAINAVSNILGAMGTSLKASNTPFVPNVAGLQPDLDDVASYSTEAFEGYPGIWMSSLKIKYIASGLMDTVCDDLLDEDGFLRRSAGAISSQEDLDLQKVITSKPASPVNCMPVKGCLSMSYLDALKNTEDIENATHLSRSIDSLSVIGVPTSTSKEVSYGTELKLTQLQKDVSALSSLYAMSNCRSSLEFPSSRSDIPIDKEAQRISSTDEEDSLSKSLLTSSKSVFNVSGLVPTPPEGKPKVRLPRRTVLRLRKVPEEPPKKMHIYTVCRDAFHFPTETMRSTSPSSFEGEFSTPESQVILSFS